Proteins encoded in a region of the Deinococcus detaillensis genome:
- a CDS encoding LiaF domain-containing protein: MSAAERPPPQITSPPATLKPQPKVSRWAYVLIVIGALSLFDLIGLDNWGTPLVMIVIGVALITRPYSWGRPLTLGLVTATLLAVGGWYVLRPAVTGTSTTETLSEPLTAARAEIELSPSVGQLDVGAGSGSTLIGGSLGLTRNERLERRTVERGDTQVVQLTARQIRPNISLFGNLGQDNAHWLVTLSPDVPLALKVNMGAGASTLDLANLKVTELRFEGGVGRANVRLPATGLVSAVIKSGVGQLNVTVPRGMKARVRVSSGLGAVKVMGDFLRDGDTSVSPGYAQSANRVDLYIEVGLGAVNVEQLNR, translated from the coding sequence ATGAGTGCAGCTGAGCGTCCCCCTCCCCAGATCACCAGCCCGCCCGCCACACTCAAGCCCCAACCCAAAGTCAGCCGCTGGGCCTACGTCCTGATCGTCATCGGCGCACTGTCTCTCTTTGACCTGATTGGCCTCGACAACTGGGGCACGCCGCTGGTCATGATCGTGATTGGCGTGGCCCTCATTACGCGCCCGTACTCCTGGGGCCGCCCACTGACCCTCGGGCTGGTGACCGCGACGCTACTGGCGGTCGGAGGGTGGTACGTCCTGCGGCCTGCCGTCACCGGCACCTCGACCACCGAAACCCTCAGTGAGCCCCTCACGGCGGCCCGCGCCGAGATTGAGCTGTCTCCTTCTGTTGGGCAGCTGGACGTCGGGGCGGGCAGCGGCAGCACGCTGATCGGGGGCAGCCTGGGTCTGACCCGCAACGAGCGGCTGGAGCGCCGCACAGTGGAGCGCGGCGACACCCAGGTGGTGCAGTTGACTGCGCGGCAGATCAGGCCGAACATCTCGCTCTTCGGCAATCTCGGCCAGGACAACGCGCACTGGCTCGTGACGCTCTCGCCAGACGTGCCGCTGGCGCTGAAGGTCAACATGGGAGCCGGAGCATCGACACTCGATCTGGCCAACTTGAAGGTCACTGAACTGAGATTCGAGGGAGGAGTCGGACGCGCCAATGTCCGGCTGCCTGCCACCGGACTCGTCTCCGCCGTGATCAAGAGTGGCGTCGGCCAGCTGAATGTCACCGTCCCAAGGGGCATGAAGGCGCGTGTGCGCGTCAGCAGCGGTCTGGGGGCGGTGAAGGTGATGGGCGATTTCTTGCGTGACGGCGACACCTCCGTTTCGCCGGGCTATGCACAGAGCGCGAACCGGGTCGATCTGTACATCGAAGTGGGTCTCGGCGCAGTCAACGTCGAGCAACTGAACCGTTGA